The sequence below is a genomic window from Pseudoalteromonas tetraodonis.
CTTCGATCGCAGAGGTAAGAGTGACGGTCGACTCAATAATTTAAGCAAACAGAAACTAAGGTTCTAAATTTGTAGCCTATCTTATTAAATTAACAATGGTATTTCTATATTTAAGCGCCTGAATAAAATATGCACTTCGCCCATTCCCTTGTTTGCCTGCTAATCTTTTTGAACACTTTATTGTGATATCGTACAAAGCCCACCTTGTCGTATTTTCGACAACTTTTTAAGCATAAACGAGAGAGTCCTTAATGACTAAAGTTGACACTTATGCGAAGTTAGACAAAGAGCGAGAAGCTGTTAGTCAGAGCTTTTCTGTATGACGTGAAGTTTTATCCGCTTGTTGGCAGTTTTTTCAATCCATTCTTAAAATTTATTTTGTTGTTATTTTCGAGTAGTTATCGTTTAATAACATGATGTTTTTTAAAGATAACTACTAGCGAATCTTCATCTCTTTAGTGAAAGCTAATGTCGGACCACACATAAGGAAATAGGTATAAAATGGACACTACAATACGAAAAGCTGAATCAACCGATATCGCTGCAATAAAAATGCTGTGGCAGTTTTACCAATATCATCAGAGTATATTTGATTTAGAAGATGTTGGTTTAGATGGTTGCTATGATATTGATGAAGAATATTTAGAATGTGTAGTGCGTGGTGAGGAAGACTGCATTATTTATCTTGTACTCGTTTCTAACCAAATTGCTGGTTTTGCTACCGTAGAACCAACTGAGATCGTTGGCAAAGAAATACCTGAGTTGGCTGATATTTTTATTCTACCCAAATATCGAAAACAGGGCATTGCCAAATTTGTTATTCAAAACTTGATGCCTGTTGAAACAAATCAGTGGCATGTAGCAGTTCATTTAAACGATAGTTCAGCGTTGAAATTTTGGAATAGTTTGTTTGCTAAATTAAACGTTGTGCGTGTTGATAAAGTTGATCCCCCTGAAACAGAAGGCTACCACGAGTTTGTTATCACAAATAACTAGCAAGATTAACGTCTTCTGCGCTTAAGTAAAATTTGGTAAAGAGCGATAATAGGATATTCAGGTGAGTCGTCATTAAAATAGTGAGAATAAGAGGGAAACCTTCCTCTTTTTTGCATGTTTAAATAAGCTACAGTAAGCATAATATTTATAGCTGGTAATAACTTACACTATTTGTTATTAATATACGTTCACAAAATAAGGACGTTTTCGCGCTAAAATAGTGAAAGTGTCGTCTGATAAAGTTGTTATAAGCCGTAAATTGGCATGGAGTATACCTGTGATTCTTGTAAAGGATTATGATGGAATTAGCTAAAAGCCTTATTGATGTGCCTCAAACAGAACGAGGTGGTGAAATAGCTCAAAGAGGGTTTGACTTTCAAGCCTGTTGGGCTCTTTCTCATATGTTTGAATATGAATTACAAGATAAAGAATACGTTTTTGTTTTTGAATATCACGATGACGTACTTATTCTTGATTCAGAGAACCTTCCAAAAAAAGCTACGTTTGCCCAAGTTAAAACTAATGAGAAACCGTGGACATTAAGTAAATTAATTACGGCTACAAAGAAAAAGCCTATTTCATTTATTGGTAAGTTATTTGAGCAGAAAAGCAAATTTGACAATTCAGATATTGAATTATTGTTTGTTTCTAATGCTTACTTTAGTTTTGATAAAAGAAACAAGTTTAAGGCAGATGAAATTAAGGAAGAAGATCAAAAAATTGTACTAGATAAAGTATCTAAGCAATTATCTAGTGAGGATGCCTTGGAACTCTCAAAGTTAACATTCTTAACATCTGATTTGAGTTTAGAAGATCACTCTGCACACTTAAAAGGTAAAATTTGTGACTTCTTTGAAAGCTATTTCGACGATAGTATTGAAATTAATCCTACATCATTTGCTAGAACTCTAGAAAGTGCATGTAGAGACAGAGCGAAAGTAAGATCATCAGATATTCGAAGCTTCGATGAGCTCATCAGAAGGAAAGGTTTTACTTCTTCATTTGTAAAAGACACGCTTAATAATATTTGCGCAACAAAGAGCTTACAACCTGATTGGGAAAATGCTCGCTCGATATTCGCTGATATGGGTAAAAGCCCTATTCAATTACTGTCATTGCAATCGACTTTTACGCGTATAAGTATCTCAGTAAAGTCATCTACAAGTGTCGAGAAATTGTACTTGGAAAAAGCTGACTTGTTATTCGATAAGCAAGCAGTAGAAAAATCTATGACTATGTATATCTTTGAATCAATTAAATTATTAGAAGTATCTCTTCCTGATTATTCTTTAGCCCTAACTGACCCTAAAAAAGAGTGCATCATTGTTTATTCAGTAATAAAAAATATTATAGGAGGCGAGGAATAATGAGTCTCATACATTTTAAAGATATATCTATCCTTTCTCGTAGAGATAAAAAAGGTTTTAGCTTTGATTTTTCACCTACTGTTAATATGATTTTTGGTGAAAATGATACAGGTAAATCTAGTTTAATAAAGGCGTTATACTTCACGCTTGGAGGCGATTGTCGGATTGATAAAGATTGGAAAGATGATGATATTATTACCAAGGTTGGCATAAGCGTTAAAGGAAAAAGTTATTCATTTATTAGGCATAATAAAAGGATTTCAATATTCCTAAACTCTGACGATGCAAAACCAATAGTAGCGTCTAGCCACATGAGTGCTATTGCAGATAAAGTTCGGGAAATTTTCGATTTTAATTTACAGCTATCTTTCAAGAAAACAGGCAAACAAAGCCAAGCTAATCCTGCATGTTTATATCTACCGTTTTATATTGACCAAGATAATGGTTGGCATACTGTTTTATCATCATTTCTAGGTTTAGCGATGTATGATGATTGGCAAAAAAACTCTTTACAGTTTCACTCAGGGATGAAACCAAAAGAATATTATGAACTGGTTGGTGAAATAAAAACAATACAGCTTGAGTTAGAAGAACTTAGCGCAACACTCACCGTAGTTCTTGCAGCTAAGAAAAGATTTGAAGAGTCATTCGGCAGAGTCTTATTTGATATAGATATTGAATATTATCAAGATTTGCTGAATAAGTTTTTAGCAAAATGTCAGGAACTAAACGAAGAAGAATCAGAGTTTAGATTAAAACTATTAAGCTTACTCTCTGGTAGAGACTCAATAGCCAGTGAAATTGATGTATGCAGAAACCTCATAGAAAACTTTGATGACCATACGACTAGTGATGCTGCAGAAAAATATCACATGTTCGAAAATAGGGAGCAAATTTTAGAAATTCTTCCTCAAATGTATGACGAAAAACAAGCTCTAGACGACCAAATAAACTCAATTAAAGAAGAGTTGCGTCAGTCGAAAACATTGAGTTCAGAGCTAAACTCAATGATGCAAGAGGTTAGAGGTGAATTGACATTACAGGACGTGATTAAGTCTCAAGCGAGTAAAGAAGTAGAGTTTACTTTTGATGAACAAATAAAAAGCCTTCATGAAAAAATTGGTGCTCAAACGACAGCTTTAGAAGCGTTGATTAAAAAACAAAATGAGTTTACTGATAAAAAACGTACCCAAAGTATTAACGATGATTTCAAATCTTATCTATCGATCGCACAGGAGAAGTTAGGTATAGGTTCGCCTATTATTGCTCCCTTAATCCAGTATGGGAAAATAACAAAGAGTAAGACAGGAAGCAGAAGCCCAAGATCTATTTTTGCTTATCATTATGGTTTACTCAAAACAATGGAAAAACACTCTTCAGTAAGTATGCTACCTATTGTAATAGATTCACCTAAACAGCAAGATCTTGATACTGAAGGTACCGAGAAGCTAATTGCTTTATGTACTGAAGATCTAGGGAAGAATAATCAAGTAATTATTGGAGCTGTATCACTCGAAAGTAATATGCATGGTTACCACCAAATAGAACTTACAGAAAAGTATAGTTTATTAAAATCAGAGGGGTATGAAGAAGCTTATAACCAAATTATGCCTTTTTATGAAAGAGGTATGTGCTATTAACGGCTTATAACAAGTCGTTAAAAAAGGACAAAAAACAGTTGGCTTTTGCCACTTCGTCGCTATTTATAGCCGCTTAACGAGGCGTTTTTAATCGAATGGATTTACATATGAAGAAATGGGTGCTTAAGAAAAGAATTTTTATGATAGGTTTTTTACCTTTCATGGGGGTATTCGTCGCACTTCTTTTAAATTTTATTGCAGGCTCTGCTTATACAACGTCACTAAATCAAAGTGCAATTCGCGTATATTTTATGGGGTCTGCCATGTGGTCGGTACTTGCGCTTTTTTCAGGGGTATATATGTATTCCAAATGTAGTTCTATGAATCATCTAAAGTTTATCCTTGGGGTATCGTCGGTCAGTTTAGGTATTACTATACCTTGGATAATAGGTATGTCGTAGTAACTAAAACATAAAAAGTGGCTATGGTGCTCGATATCCGCTTTTGGCACTTTGCAGACAATCGATAATGTAAGTCGAAATTAGTGTGTTGATTTAACGCGCTTAATTCGGTTTAATATCAGCTAATAAATATGCTGAGTAATGCAGGGACAGCTTAGGGCAGCGCATTTCATTAACTTGGCCTGATGTTACATAGGTCACTAAAAGCCCCCCCTTTATCAAGTAAAGCCCATTGTATAAATAGTTCCCACGCTGACACCCATACAGGGAGTGCTTCAGCTAATATGTGCCAAGGATAGCTCATTGAAAAAATTAAGGTTTCTACTTGTTCTACTTAATGCCGCTTTCCTTGTAGGGATGATTATACCAGATGAAACTGTTATTCCTGTTGAGGGTGCAACACCCAACGATTGGAACCATAATACTTTTTGGTATGAGCCATGGGGAAGCTCTGTGGTCCATAAGGGAATTAATATATTTGGTAAAAAAGGAACTACCACACTTTCTTCTAGTAAAGGCTTAGTCATTTATACGGGCACAATAAGTAAATGCGGGAATGTAGTGGCAGTTTTAGGGCCTAAATGGCGTATTCACTATTATGCGCATATGGACAGTTACTCTGTTACAACGGTTACTGTTGTTAAGACTGGCTCAGTTATTGGTGTTTTGGGGGATTCAGGTAATGCCCAAGGAAAACAGCAACACATTCATTACTCAATCTTATCAATAATTCCAATTCCTTGGTTAGCTACAACACAGACTCAGGGTTGGAAAAGAATGTTTTTTTTAAACCCTCACGAAATGTTTATATAAGTTGTATTGAAAAAAGTGTTTAAGACAGGTATCGATATGAATCTCATTCACAAGTAAGGTGCTGTAAAACATTTACATCAGCGATTAATATTAAGGAGAATATATGCCTCATTTTATAATGGACTGTTCTGAAAGTTTTTTTGGGGAACATGATGAGGAATACAATATTGAACAAATTCATTTTGTAGCTCACACTACAGGTTTATTCGATGAAGGTGATATAAAAGTTAGAATAAATCCATTTAATACTTTCTCTGTAGGGAATAAGCGTGAAGACTTTATCCATGTGTTTGCCCATATAATGCAAGGAAGAACAACAGAGCAAAAAGCGAACCTCTCACGAGTAATTGTTAGTAAGCTTGTTACTTTATTTCCTGAAATTTCTAACATTGCAATAAACATTAGTGATTTTGAAAAAGCGACATATTGCAATCGCACGATGCTTTAGCCAGCTATTATCTGCTATTTAACATAGTTTTGGATGTTTATAAAACGTATGAGTAACTCTCAACTACAAAATCTAATATCTCTTTATACTGCTTTTGCTTTTGTACCTACGTTATTGCTTTATTTGATTTATAGTATATTTGGTTGGGTTGTATTTTCACTTACATTAAACCCTTTTTTGGGTTATTTTTTGGTGGGTGGTGCTTATGGTTTATGGTCACTCCATTCATTAATAAAAACGATGAAAAACTTAACGGTATTAAAGCATCCTATTATTGTGATAGTTGGATTGTTATTAGGTTGTAGTTTTTGTCCTGTCGTTTTAACAACGACTGAATTTAGTACGATGAAACCACAAGAATATATTTTTATGTATATTATTATTGCACCCTTTATAGCGACTTTACATTTGTTTTATTTATATAAAAAACAGTTGGCTAGCGTCTCTTGAACGATTACTTTAACTATTTCTCAGTGGGCTTTATTAAACAAGGAGAACACAGGTATGGAACCAAATTATTCAGAATATTCAATTTCAGAGCTAGAAGAGTCATTACGTGCTATCGATCAAGAAGCGTATCCTGAAAGAACAAATGAACTAAAGAAAGAGTTAAATAATCGCCTTGTAAACCCAACAACGAGTTATGAAGTTGAGGATGGTTTTGAGGCGAATGAACAATTTTATAAATGTCCTCATTGTGAAGAAAAAATTGGATTTTTTTCTAAAGCGTTACAAAGTTGGAGCAAGATAAGAGAGTGCCCGCAATGCAAAAAACCATTTGCAGTAACCTTTAATATAAAAGTGTTTTTCGTTGCGCTTTTACCTATGGTTATTTTTAATTATTTTATGATAAAACCTGTTTTAGGATCACTGGGATTAAGTAAGTCCATTGGTTTGGGGATAGTTTGTGGTGTGTTAATTATTATATCAACCCGCTTGATCAGAGTTGGTAGCGAAAGTAACACTACAAAAGAGGTTTAAGATAAATTTTGAAATGTTTTGTCTAGGTTTATACGCTTTATAGAAAAGCGTTTTTTGTTGGGAGTATTTTAGTAAGTTCGTTTAGTGTTGCTGCACACCTTGGTAAACTTAAACACTAGTTGTTCATTTTACTGAGCATATTTTTAGGAGTAGTCTTTGAAGTACATAACTATATTTTTAGTCCTTTTACTGGTTGGTTGTAATAGTATTAATGAAGCGGCAAATTCAAGTACTGTGTATATCAATGCGCAAACAGATTCACCTGCTAAATGGGTTGTGAAGATTGAACCAAAATATCCTGAAGATGCGGCTAAAAAAAGCGTAGAGGGCTACTTAAAGTTCAAAGCAATAGTTAATGAAGTTGGAGCGTTAGAAAGAGTTGAAGTAATTGAATCTGCCCCAAATGGTGTATTTGAAAAGGAAGGTTTACGGGCTTTAAAGCTATGGAGATTTAAGCCTGCGTTATTAAATGGTAGGCTGGTTAAGGTTGAGTACGCTGGTACTCTCGAGTGGAAGTTATAATGTCTCTAGGGATGAGCATATCATGGAGATCTAAGCAACCTAAACAAAAACGATGTGATAGGTGTGAACTGTATTATTCTGAATTTTTGGATAAATGTACGCATTGTTCCGATTTAAACGAAGCACAATTACTTATGCTTAAGGCTAAACACCAAGAATCTCTTAAACAAAATGCTAAGCTTGGTAAATACTTATTTATAGCTGCTGTTGTAATTGGTGTATTACTTTTTGTTAGTTTTTTATGGTAGCGTTGGGTTTTTCCTTAAGTGGAAGAGGGTAAGTTAACAGAGAAAAACCCCCAAATACATTCAGCTTAAAAACTCATATCCATCCGGTAACTTTAAAATTTATCACACTGAACTATCCGTCCAACTAACAGTTGTTGTTATTTAATTAAACCTAAAACTCCTTGATTAACTAAATAAGTCTGCGCTTCATCAGTATGGGGCTTAAACTTTTTCCAGCGGCCTATGGCCTTGTTGTTAAGCGGTTGGCGCACTTGCATTTTGCTGGCGGTTGAAACTGGTGCGGTGTTTAAATGAAAATCAAGGCACTGTGGTTGCCAGTCTAAGTCGCAATAGCTCACTAATTCTTTTATTTTTTGCTCTGGTGCGGCGATGAGCTCTTCGTATTTTACTAGTTTAATATTGCTGTGCAGGGTGCTGAAGTGCTGCATCAGTTTATAAAAGCGGCTGTAAAATTTAGCGGTGTCGAGTAAGTCTAAGGAGTACGCGTAGTAGGGGTTATTAATAGTAAATAGCTGGCGATAGTTACCAATACAGGTGTCCATGGGGTCGCGAAGTAGGCAAATTATTTTAGCATTAGGCAGGGCTTTGGTAATTAAATCGATATAAAAAAAGTTAAACGGTAGCTTATCAATAAAGTGTTTATGGCTGCCGGTTACAACACGGGTTGCTTCAAGGTAAGTGCTGCCAAGTTTTGCAAAATCAAGCTGGTAAGCCTGGCTTAAGGTATCTGTATCGAGTACTTGAGGCGTGTGCGTTTGGCTAAGTTTTTTTACACTTAGGCCAAAGTCTTGCAGTTCTCCCGCTGATTGTACGTCGCTGTGGCTTGATAAAATGCGTTCAACTAATGTGGTGCCAGAGCGCGGCATGCCTAATACAAAAATTGGCTCACTGCTTTGGTTGCCAGCCGTTTGTTGGTTTTTGTATTTATCACTGAGCTGTTTTATATGTGCAAATAAAGCCTCAGACGCTTGGTTATCAAACGCCTTATTAGCAAGTTTTGCTGCTTTACCTTGTTGTAACGCGGCAAAGGCTGCTGAAAACTCTCCTAAGTCTTGATATTCTTTTGCTAGCGCATGACCTATATGTAGTTTAGCGTCGGGATGATTGACCTGTTCGAATACATTTTTTAATCGCGCTATGTGGTTATTATGTTCGGTGACTTTAGTTAAATCGGCTAAGGCAAAATGACTTTGATGATGAAGCGGGTTCAGTGCAATGGCATTTTCAAACGCTTGCTGTGCTTTATCAAACTGGCCTAAAAATTTAGCACACACCCCATAGTTATAATAAAACTGCGGCTGACGAGTATTACTCGCCTCAGCTAAACTTAATGCGCATATAAAGTAGTCAGCAGCATGCTGATGTAAACCCGCTTGGGTGAGCGCGACGCCTAATGTATCGGCATCAAGTGCTTTACTAATATGTTCAATCTTAACGCTGAGGGCGGTGTTTTTTGCTTTTTGTAAATTGCCGGTAAGGGCGTAACACTTGGCAAGTTGCGCTGTATATTCAATAGACTGGGTAAAGCTTAATGCTTTTTCAATTAGCTTTATCGCTTTATAAATTTGACCAACCTGTAAATTAACCATAGCGAGCAAAAAGTAGCCATCAGCAAAGTCTGGTTTTTGTGTTACCAGCTCAACCAGTGCTTTATGCGCTTGCTGAATGTTGCCTTGGTTTAAGTTGTTGATAGCGCTTTGGTGTAGTTGCTTTAAGTTTGGCTGCATGAATACTCTTATAAATAATGTACTTACAAAATAAAAAGGCTCAAATTAATTTGAGCCTTTTTATTGTACTTAAACTTATCGCTTAATTATATTCCCAACGTATCGTTTAATTATATTTCAAACTTATAGTTAAATTTAATGCCAACAGTAAGCGGGCGATTAATAAAGTAACCATAGTTACGTTGTATGTCTGCGCCATTGGCTGTTGTAATATCCGCATCTGAGCGACGAACAGAAGTCACCGCATATTTATTAAATAGGTTATCTACATATAAAGTAGTCGACCACGCATCGGTGGTTAATTTAGCTGAAATATTACTTAAGCTATAACCCGGGAGTACTTCACCGTTGTCACGTAGGCCTACTTTTGAAATTACATCACTTTGTGCAGTTAAACCATAGTTAATATCAAGGGTTTTGTCGTTAAACACTTCTGTTTGGTAGTTAATACCCATAGAGAACTGGTGCTCAGGTGAGCCCGGTAAACGGTCGCCATCTTTTGCGCCATCAGTGCCATCGGCATTAAATAAATACGGAGCGTCTGAGGTTAGTTCTGCTTTTGTATAGGCATAAGTTGCATAGGCTGTAAATGAGTCTGATAAAATTGCACGCGTGGCAATTTCAATCCCTTTCGCATTTGCGCTACCAGCATTTGATAAGTAAGGTAATTGGCCTACTGTTGTTGCACCGGCAATTTGTGCGTTATCCCAATCTACATTGAATAGCGCAGCATTAAAGTGTAATTGGCTTCTCATCCAGGTACTTTTAAAACCTAGCTCATAGTTAGTGGTTGTATCGGCATCGTATAGCATTTCATCAGGTGTACCACAGCCTGTTTGTTGGTCTTCAGGTAGAGGTGTAGGGCAAGGCACTAAGCCATTTGAGCCACCAATTCTAAATCCTTCACTTATAGTTGCATACGCCATCACTGAATCTGTAAATTGGTATTTAGCATTAAATTTGAACAGATTACCGTTGTCACCGGCTTCGTTCTCTTCAAAGTTAACTGAAACCTCATCAGGTGCAGCACCTTCATACAAGGTATTTGCTAATGGGAAATCAAAAGCCGCTTTTGATTCTACGTCGTATTCGTAAAAACGCGCGCCAATGGTAATGTCGAGTTTATCGGTTACCTGGTAACCCACTTCACCAAAAAGTGCTGATTCAGTGACTTTGCTACCAGTAATTTCTAAATATTCTAAAGAGTCTGGTCTAAGTTGTGCGCCATCGAAATTATCAACCGCGAATTGATCAAACCCTGGTGTGTACTCTCTGCTTGATGCATCGGTGTCAGTTTTGTTGTAAAAACCACCAACAATCCAGCTTAAATCGCTATCGCTTTGTGAGACTAAACGCAGTTCTTGGGTAAACGTGTCTTTTTCGTCAATTTCACGGGTATAGGCTGAAAACGAGGGAAACTCTTCGTAGCCATAGTCTAAGCGAATTAAAAGATCTGTTTGGTCACGTTGCCCATCGGCGTCAAATTGTGAAATACCGGTGGCTGATACTAGCTCGGCAAAACCTAAGTCGGCTTTAAGTTCAAGGCTCAGTAATTGGTCTTCTTTTATCCGTGGCTCTTCATAACGGTACGCTGACTCGTATTTGCCAATGCGATCACTTAAGCCATTGTTAGCATTAAGGCTGTTGTGATGAACAATGGAACGACCCTCAGTATCTTGCTTTTGATAGAAGTAGTTTAATGTGCCTTCGAATGACTCGTTTGCCTTGTAACGTAATGAAATACGCCCAGTTGTGGTGGTTTCACCGTTGGCGTCTTTTACATTTTTAAGATTGCTGTTTACTGCATCAAGGTTTGTCCAATCAGGGTCGGTAATCGAAACACCTAGTTCACGAACGGTGTAGGCGTAGTCAATAAACCCTGGGTCTTCATAAATATTTAAGCTGGTACGAACAGCAAGTTTGTCTTCAATTAATGGTAAATTGAAGATAAAGCCCGCTTCACCACCGACCGAATCACTTTCTTGAGTTTGAAAAACATCACCAAATACTTCACCTGAGGTGAAATCAAGCTCTGGTTCTTTAAGCATGTAACGAATAGCGCCACCAAGTGTGCCTGCCCCATATAATGTGCCTTGCGGCCCAATAAGCACTTCCACACGCTCTATATCAACTAAACGCATATCAACTGAGACAGGAATTTCATTAATATAAGTGGCAACAGTGCCACCATCTGATGAAGGCCCTGATGAATTAGTATTTAAACCACGGACTATAATAGGTGAACTGGCACGGCCACCTTGATCTGTAATTGTTAAGCCCGGTACCCAACGTGCTACATCGGCCAGCTCACTGATGTTTTGATCTTTCATTACATCAGCATCGAGCGCGGTAATGTTAAGAGGCGCAGCTTGAATTGAGCCACTTCGGCGCGTTGCTGTAACCTCAATAACTTCAAGCGATTTGTTCTTTTCAATAACTTGCTCTTGAGCCACTGCATTACTGCTAAATAATACACCGCTCAGTGCGCTTGATACAGCCAAGGTTAACAGGCTTGGTTTAAACATAAAAAGTGATCCTAGTTCAATAAAATGTGTTTATAAATGAGCGGTAATAGTATCAGGGTGTTTTAGTGATGGAAATAAAAATATGAATTTTAATTCACTTTTTTAGAATAAAAATATAAAAGTGAGTTTGAGTGTTTCGCGCTGTATATTAAATAAACAAAGGCGTTGCTTTAAAATCAACCAAAATAATAATTGTGCCTAATATAGATAAAAACTGGATAATGAATAGTTTAAAACGACATTACTTATATTTTTATAAACACTATAAAAATGAATATTCCCCCCCATAACCTTTATAAATACATGTTTAATTATTGATAACACCAACAGCACAGTTTAGCTGTGGCTGTGAGTCAGTTATATGAGGATTTATAATGTCAAAGCTGTTTTCACCATTGTCACTTGGTAAATTAAGCCTAGAGAATAGAATTATTATTGCACCCATGTGCCAGTACTCGGCCAACAATGGGGCTGCAAGTGACTGGCATACCATTCATTTAGGGCAATTGAGTTTAAGTGGAGCGGGTTTACTTATTTTAGAAGCGACGGCCGTTAATCCCGAAGGGCGAATTAGTTACGCCGATTTAGGATTATGGGATGATACTACCCAAGCTGCATTAGCAAAAAGTTTAACGGCCGTAAGACAATACAGCCCAATGCCTATTGGTATTCAATTAGCCCATGCAGGTCGAAAAGCGTCAACCGATAAACCATGGGATGGCGGTGGGGCACTTATGCCCGATCACCTCAATGGTTGGCAAACGGTTGCGCCATCAGCCATTGCCTATGATGAAAACAGCCCCACTCCCAAAGCGATGAACCAAGATGATATAGATTCGCTCATAAGTGACTTTGTTAATGCGGCAAAGCGCGCTGACGAGTTGGGCCTTGATTTAATAGAAATACATGGCGCGCACGGTTATTTGCTACACCAGTTCTTATCGCCGCTGGCAAACAAACGTGATGATCAATACGGTGGTAGCCTAGAAAATAGAATGCGATTATTACTCGACGTATTTAAAGCTGTAAGATCGGCATTTCCAAGCAATAAAGCGGTGGGTGTACGTATTTCAGCAACCGATTGGGTTGATGATGGTTGGGATTTACCGCAATCAATTGAACTGGCAAAAGTGCTTGACGCGTTAGGGTGTGACTTTATTCATGTAAGCACTGCGGGTTTAAGCCCTGAGCAAAATATACCTGTTGCTAAGAATTTTCAGGTGCCGTTTGCAACCGCCATTAAACAGGTTGTGAATATGCCAGTGATAGCGGTGGGTTTAATTACCGAGGCACAGCAAGCTGAAAGTATTATTAGTGATGAACGTGCTGATGGTGTCGCTTTAGCGCGGGGTATTTTATATAACCCACATTGGCCTTGGCATGCTGCGGCCGAGTTGGGCGCGCAAGTGCAGGCACCAAAGCAATATTTGCGCTCAAGCCCACATGGCAAGCCATCCCCTATAAAATAGTGAATGACTTAACTACAAAACCCAAGCAAATAGCGTGGGTTTTGTGTGTCTCGGTAGCTTAATATTTAATTAAATATTAAGCAGCGGGCTGCTTTTTACTGTTTGACGTTGAGCTGCCAACCGAGGCAATAATAACTAATAAAATAGCAAGCCACTGCCAAATGCTAAGTAGTTCACCTAAAATAACTAAGCCAGCGAGTGCTGCAATAGCGGGTTCAAGGCTCATCATAATGCTAAACCCTTGCGGCGACATATTCCGCAATGTGATCATTTCTAAAGTGTAAGGTAGGGCACTTGAAAGTACCGCAATGGCAATACCTAACGGAATAATATCCCAAGTAAATGCGGCACTTTGTGATATGCCTCCATAAGGTACAAGCACAATAGCTGAAATGGTCATGCCCATCGCTACCGTTGCGCCACCAGAGCTTTGGCTGCCGGTTTTTTTACCAAATAAAATATAACCTGCCCAACACGCACCCGCTGCTAGAGCTAAAAATACGCCAATTGGATCTAA
It includes:
- a CDS encoding GNAT family N-acetyltransferase; its protein translation is MDTTIRKAESTDIAAIKMLWQFYQYHQSIFDLEDVGLDGCYDIDEEYLECVVRGEEDCIIYLVLVSNQIAGFATVEPTEIVGKEIPELADIFILPKYRKQGIAKFVIQNLMPVETNQWHVAVHLNDSSALKFWNSLFAKLNVVRVDKVDPPETEGYHEFVITNN
- a CDS encoding DUF4297 domain-containing protein, whose product is MMELAKSLIDVPQTERGGEIAQRGFDFQACWALSHMFEYELQDKEYVFVFEYHDDVLILDSENLPKKATFAQVKTNEKPWTLSKLITATKKKPISFIGKLFEQKSKFDNSDIELLFVSNAYFSFDKRNKFKADEIKEEDQKIVLDKVSKQLSSEDALELSKLTFLTSDLSLEDHSAHLKGKICDFFESYFDDSIEINPTSFARTLESACRDRAKVRSSDIRSFDELIRRKGFTSSFVKDTLNNICATKSLQPDWENARSIFADMGKSPIQLLSLQSTFTRISISVKSSTSVEKLYLEKADLLFDKQAVEKSMTMYIFESIKLLEVSLPDYSLALTDPKKECIIVYSVIKNIIGGEE
- a CDS encoding SMC family protein; the encoded protein is MSLIHFKDISILSRRDKKGFSFDFSPTVNMIFGENDTGKSSLIKALYFTLGGDCRIDKDWKDDDIITKVGISVKGKSYSFIRHNKRISIFLNSDDAKPIVASSHMSAIADKVREIFDFNLQLSFKKTGKQSQANPACLYLPFYIDQDNGWHTVLSSFLGLAMYDDWQKNSLQFHSGMKPKEYYELVGEIKTIQLELEELSATLTVVLAAKKRFEESFGRVLFDIDIEYYQDLLNKFLAKCQELNEEESEFRLKLLSLLSGRDSIASEIDVCRNLIENFDDHTTSDAAEKYHMFENREQILEILPQMYDEKQALDDQINSIKEELRQSKTLSSELNSMMQEVRGELTLQDVIKSQASKEVEFTFDEQIKSLHEKIGAQTTALEALIKKQNEFTDKKRTQSINDDFKSYLSIAQEKLGIGSPIIAPLIQYGKITKSKTGSRSPRSIFAYHYGLLKTMEKHSSVSMLPIVIDSPKQQDLDTEGTEKLIALCTEDLGKNNQVIIGAVSLESNMHGYHQIELTEKYSLLKSEGYEEAYNQIMPFYERGMCY
- a CDS encoding M23 family metallopeptidase, encoding MKKLRFLLVLLNAAFLVGMIIPDETVIPVEGATPNDWNHNTFWYEPWGSSVVHKGINIFGKKGTTTLSSSKGLVIYTGTISKCGNVVAVLGPKWRIHYYAHMDSYSVTTVTVVKTGSVIGVLGDSGNAQGKQQHIHYSILSIIPIPWLATTQTQGWKRMFFLNPHEMFI
- a CDS encoding 5-carboxymethyl-2-hydroxymuconate Delta-isomerase, whose product is MPHFIMDCSESFFGEHDEEYNIEQIHFVAHTTGLFDEGDIKVRINPFNTFSVGNKREDFIHVFAHIMQGRTTEQKANLSRVIVSKLVTLFPEISNIAINISDFEKATYCNRTML
- a CDS encoding energy transducer TonB; its protein translation is MKYITIFLVLLLVGCNSINEAANSSTVYINAQTDSPAKWVVKIEPKYPEDAAKKSVEGYLKFKAIVNEVGALERVEVIESAPNGVFEKEGLRALKLWRFKPALLNGRLVKVEYAGTLEWKL
- a CDS encoding tetratricopeptide repeat-containing sulfotransferase family protein is translated as MQPNLKQLHQSAINNLNQGNIQQAHKALVELVTQKPDFADGYFLLAMVNLQVGQIYKAIKLIEKALSFTQSIEYTAQLAKCYALTGNLQKAKNTALSVKIEHISKALDADTLGVALTQAGLHQHAADYFICALSLAEASNTRQPQFYYNYGVCAKFLGQFDKAQQAFENAIALNPLHHQSHFALADLTKVTEHNNHIARLKNVFEQVNHPDAKLHIGHALAKEYQDLGEFSAAFAALQQGKAAKLANKAFDNQASEALFAHIKQLSDKYKNQQTAGNQSSEPIFVLGMPRSGTTLVERILSSHSDVQSAGELQDFGLSVKKLSQTHTPQVLDTDTLSQAYQLDFAKLGSTYLEATRVVTGSHKHFIDKLPFNFFYIDLITKALPNAKIICLLRDPMDTCIGNYRQLFTINNPYYAYSLDLLDTAKFYSRFYKLMQHFSTLHSNIKLVKYEELIAAPEQKIKELVSYCDLDWQPQCLDFHLNTAPVSTASKMQVRQPLNNKAIGRWKKFKPHTDEAQTYLVNQGVLGLIK